A window of the Bdellovibrio sp. ZAP7 genome harbors these coding sequences:
- the atpD gene encoding F0F1 ATP synthase subunit beta, with product MAFGKVKQVMGPVVDVEFEGGELPAINSALRVSNKFISDAEYNLVLEVAQHLGDGVVRTISMDQTEGLVRGEKVKALGTQITAPVGREALGRIINVVGEPIDEMGPVNAKEQWGIHRTAPKFEDQATSAAMLMTGIKVVDLLAPYAKGGKIGLFGGAGVGKTVLIQELIRNIATEHGGFSVFAGVGERTREGNDLWQEMKQSGVLAKTSLVFGQMNEPPGARARVALTGLTVAEYFRDVENQDVLFFVDNIFRFTQAGAEVSALLGRIPSAVGYQPTLATEMGTLQERITSTKKGSITSVQAVYVPADDYTDPAPATTFTHLDATTNLDRDIAAMAIFPAVHPLTSTSRLLDPAVIGEEHYKCARDVQALLQRNRELQDIIAILGMDELSEADKLVVSRSRKIQRFLSQPFFVAEQFTGLPGKYVDIKDTVRGFREILDGKHDALPEQAFYLVGTIEDAIEKAKKLQA from the coding sequence ATGGCATTCGGTAAAGTAAAACAAGTTATGGGTCCCGTAGTGGACGTAGAATTCGAAGGCGGAGAACTTCCTGCAATCAATTCTGCTCTTCGTGTATCAAATAAATTTATCTCTGACGCTGAATACAACCTAGTTCTTGAAGTTGCCCAGCACTTGGGTGATGGCGTTGTAAGAACTATCTCAATGGACCAAACTGAAGGTTTGGTTCGTGGTGAAAAAGTTAAAGCATTGGGCACACAAATCACAGCACCAGTAGGTCGCGAAGCTTTGGGTCGTATCATCAACGTAGTTGGTGAACCAATCGACGAAATGGGCCCAGTAAACGCTAAAGAACAATGGGGCATCCACAGAACTGCTCCTAAATTCGAAGACCAAGCTACATCTGCAGCAATGTTGATGACTGGTATCAAAGTCGTAGACTTGCTAGCACCTTACGCTAAGGGTGGTAAGATCGGTTTGTTCGGTGGTGCGGGCGTTGGTAAAACGGTTCTTATCCAAGAACTTATCCGTAACATCGCTACTGAGCACGGTGGTTTCTCTGTATTCGCCGGTGTAGGTGAACGTACTCGTGAAGGTAATGACTTGTGGCAAGAGATGAAACAGTCAGGCGTATTGGCTAAGACTTCTCTAGTTTTCGGTCAAATGAATGAGCCACCAGGAGCGCGTGCGCGTGTTGCTTTGACTGGTTTGACTGTTGCTGAATACTTCCGTGACGTTGAAAACCAAGACGTTCTTTTCTTCGTTGATAACATCTTCCGCTTTACTCAAGCGGGTGCTGAAGTATCTGCGTTGTTGGGTCGTATCCCTTCAGCGGTAGGTTACCAACCAACATTGGCAACTGAGATGGGTACTCTTCAAGAGCGTATCACTTCTACTAAAAAAGGTTCGATCACTTCAGTTCAAGCGGTATACGTACCTGCCGATGACTATACGGATCCAGCTCCAGCAACTACATTTACTCACTTGGATGCGACTACGAATCTTGACCGTGATATCGCAGCTATGGCGATCTTCCCAGCGGTTCACCCATTGACGTCTACATCACGTCTTTTGGATCCAGCTGTTATCGGTGAAGAGCACTATAAATGCGCTCGTGACGTTCAAGCACTGTTGCAACGTAACCGTGAGCTACAAGATATCATCGCGATCCTTGGTATGGACGAATTGTCTGAAGCAGATAAATTGGTTGTATCTCGTTCTCGTAAAATCCAACGTTTCTTGTCTCAACCGTTCTTCGTTGCTGAGCAATTCACTGGTTTGCCAGGTAAATACGTTGATATCAAAGATACAGTTCGTGGTTTCCGCGAAATCCTTGATGGTAAACACGATGCTCTTCCTGAACAAGCGTTCTACCTTGTTGGTACAATCGAAGACGCAATCGAAAAAGCTAAGAAGTTGCAAGCGTAG
- the atpG gene encoding ATP synthase F1 subunit gamma — translation MASLKDIRAQIESTKNTQQITKAMKLVSAAKLRKAQNNIVNMRPYALTLRKVIADIAVTNKVTHPLMEKKEQVKNVLLVVITSDRGLCGAFNSNINKFTEAYYNNNKANLEKIDFLFIGRRGHDYFARRGIKPVDYITKLDKDISYELASKVANRVMNDYLEGAYDEVRIIHNEFQSAISQVVTAETLLPIDLGLTTFNTEAETASNFAVDMIFEPAPEQIIKELLEKHFDLQVYRCMSESVAGEHGARMSAMENATNNAKEMINKLTLTYNKLRQEKITTELIEIVSGAEALKG, via the coding sequence ATGGCAAGCTTGAAGGATATCCGGGCTCAGATTGAGTCCACTAAAAACACCCAGCAGATCACGAAAGCTATGAAGCTCGTGTCTGCTGCAAAGTTGAGAAAGGCGCAGAATAACATCGTTAATATGCGTCCTTATGCTCTTACTTTGCGTAAGGTGATTGCGGATATCGCTGTGACTAATAAAGTTACGCACCCGTTGATGGAGAAGAAAGAACAAGTAAAGAATGTTTTGCTTGTTGTTATCACTTCTGATCGCGGTCTCTGCGGCGCTTTCAACAGCAATATCAACAAATTCACCGAGGCGTATTACAACAACAACAAAGCAAATCTTGAGAAGATTGATTTCCTTTTCATCGGTCGTCGTGGTCATGACTACTTCGCCAGAAGAGGCATCAAGCCGGTTGATTACATCACGAAGCTTGATAAGGACATCTCTTATGAGTTGGCTTCCAAAGTTGCGAATCGCGTGATGAATGATTACCTCGAAGGTGCATACGATGAAGTTCGTATCATCCATAACGAGTTCCAATCTGCAATCTCTCAAGTTGTTACGGCTGAAACTCTTCTTCCAATTGATCTTGGATTGACGACTTTCAACACAGAAGCTGAGACTGCATCAAACTTTGCTGTCGACATGATCTTCGAACCAGCTCCAGAGCAAATCATTAAAGAGTTGCTTGAAAAGCATTTCGACCTTCAGGTTTACAGATGTATGTCGGAGTCTGTTGCTGGTGAACATGGTGCTCGTATGAGCGCGATGGAGAACGCGACAAACAACGCGAAAGAGATGATTAACAAACTCACTCTGACGTACAACAAATTGAGACAAGAAAAAATTACTACAGAATTGATCGAAATCGTATCGGGCGCTGAAGCGCTTAAAGGATAG
- the atpA gene encoding F0F1 ATP synthase subunit alpha: METQIRADEISRVLKEQINQYNKKIEVSETGSVLSVGDGVARIYGLENAMAGELVEFPGEVYGMVLNLEEGHVGTVLFGEDRQIKEGDTVKRTKKIVSVPVGEALLGRVVDALGNAIDGRGPINTPHSRIVETKAPGIVYRHPVEEPLQTGIKAIDALVPIGRGQRELIIGDRQTGKTTIAVDTIINQKGQNVQCFYVAIGQKQSTVALVVEKLRAAGALEYTTVIAANASDPAPLQYLAAYSGTAMAEYFRDTGRHALIVYDDLTKQAQAYRQLSLLLRRPPGREAYPGDVFYCHSRLLERASKLSADKGGGSLTALPIIETQAGDISAYIPTNVISITDGQIFLESDLFYKGVRPAISVGKSVSRVGGAAQIKAMKQVAGSLKLELAQFRSMEAFAAFASDLDKASQQQLARGRRLIEVLKQPQYSPVKVEEQIIMIFAAGNAFVDIYPETDVKRYEKEMIEFLKNKHADIIKTITEKKAIADDTKKALLAALEEFKAIFQPSNK, encoded by the coding sequence ATGGAAACACAAATCCGTGCCGACGAGATCAGTCGCGTTCTCAAAGAGCAAATCAATCAATACAACAAAAAGATTGAAGTAAGTGAAACAGGTAGCGTTCTTTCAGTAGGGGACGGCGTTGCTCGTATCTACGGTCTTGAAAACGCAATGGCTGGTGAGCTAGTTGAGTTCCCAGGTGAAGTTTACGGAATGGTATTGAACCTTGAAGAAGGTCACGTAGGTACCGTTTTGTTCGGTGAAGACCGCCAAATCAAAGAAGGCGACACTGTTAAAAGAACTAAAAAAATCGTTTCCGTTCCAGTTGGTGAAGCACTTCTAGGTCGCGTTGTGGACGCCCTAGGTAATGCGATCGACGGTCGTGGTCCTATCAACACGCCTCACTCACGTATCGTTGAAACTAAAGCCCCTGGTATCGTTTACCGTCACCCAGTTGAAGAGCCTCTTCAAACAGGTATCAAAGCTATCGATGCCCTTGTACCAATCGGTCGTGGTCAGCGTGAATTGATCATTGGTGACCGTCAAACTGGTAAAACGACTATCGCGGTTGACACTATTATCAACCAAAAAGGTCAAAACGTTCAGTGCTTTTACGTAGCTATCGGTCAAAAACAATCTACAGTTGCTCTAGTTGTTGAAAAACTTCGTGCAGCTGGTGCTCTTGAGTACACGACTGTTATCGCGGCAAATGCATCTGATCCAGCTCCACTTCAATACCTTGCTGCTTACTCTGGTACAGCAATGGCTGAATACTTCCGTGATACTGGCAGACATGCTCTTATCGTATACGATGACTTGACGAAACAAGCTCAAGCTTACCGTCAATTGTCTCTTCTTCTTCGTCGTCCTCCAGGACGTGAAGCTTACCCAGGCGACGTGTTCTATTGCCATAGCCGTCTTCTTGAGCGTGCTTCTAAGTTGTCAGCTGATAAAGGCGGCGGTTCTTTGACTGCATTGCCAATCATCGAAACACAAGCGGGCGATATCTCTGCATATATCCCAACAAACGTTATCTCTATCACTGACGGTCAGATCTTCCTTGAATCAGATCTATTCTACAAAGGTGTGCGTCCAGCTATCTCTGTAGGTAAATCGGTTTCTCGTGTGGGTGGTGCCGCTCAGATTAAAGCGATGAAACAAGTTGCGGGTTCTTTGAAACTTGAGCTTGCTCAGTTCCGTTCTATGGAAGCTTTCGCAGCGTTCGCATCTGACTTGGATAAAGCGTCTCAACAACAGTTGGCACGTGGTCGTCGTTTGATCGAAGTTTTGAAACAACCTCAGTACTCTCCAGTAAAAGTTGAAGAACAAATCATCATGATCTTCGCGGCTGGTAACGCGTTCGTGGATATCTATCCAGAGACAGACGTTAAGAGATACGAAAAAGAGATGATCGAGTTCTTGAAAAACAAGCACGCGGACATCATCAAGACTATCACTGAGAAGAAAGCAATCGCTGATGACACTAAAAAAGCGTTGTTGGCAGCTCTTGAAGAGTTCAAAGCTATCTTCCAACCTTCTAACAAGTAA
- the atpH gene encoding ATP synthase F1 subunit delta, with product MKVNEVSRRYAKALLAVAKQKGVHTKVYAELQAAADAFEKDAAVSAFFKNPVVSATQKVAAVKGALEGKGTSEEVVNTLVLMAEKGRIQLVSEVAIAYREYLDIEEGVTRGTVRSAQPLSADAQKELESKVSKTLGKKIVLTYQQDPKLLGGAVAQVGGWTFDDSIETHLKKINEELNRRAN from the coding sequence ATGAAAGTAAACGAAGTATCCAGAAGATATGCGAAAGCTCTTCTTGCTGTAGCTAAGCAAAAAGGCGTTCACACGAAAGTATACGCTGAATTGCAAGCGGCTGCTGATGCATTTGAAAAGGATGCAGCAGTTTCTGCGTTTTTTAAAAATCCCGTAGTATCTGCAACTCAAAAAGTAGCAGCTGTTAAAGGCGCTCTTGAGGGTAAAGGCACTTCCGAAGAAGTAGTGAACACATTGGTATTGATGGCTGAAAAAGGCCGTATCCAACTTGTTTCTGAAGTTGCTATTGCATACCGCGAATACCTTGATATCGAAGAGGGTGTTACTCGCGGAACTGTTCGTTCGGCACAACCATTGTCTGCTGACGCACAAAAAGAACTTGAGTCTAAAGTAAGCAAAACGCTTGGTAAAAAAATCGTTCTTACTTACCAACAAGATCCTAAACTTTTGGGTGGCGCTGTAGCCCAAGTTGGTGGATGGACTTTTGACGACAGCATCGAAACACATCTTAAAAAAATTAATGAAGAATTAAACAGGAGAGCCAACTAA
- a CDS encoding ATP synthase F0 subunit B: MKVLVNLLIILAPAIVFASAAEHGGGHHAVEIPKSVIFQAINIAILIGGLIYFTKDSIVSFFGGRKAAYLEAAQKSAFAREQAEREFVDIKNKLANLQSTHQEQLAKAQAHANDLKNQIIDEAAQVSKRIKDEAELTAKLETQRAQKELRQQLLADSVEAARMVLTKDIGASDQQKLQNEFINHIEVSR; encoded by the coding sequence ATGAAAGTTCTTGTAAACCTTCTTATCATCCTGGCGCCTGCGATCGTTTTCGCCTCTGCGGCTGAACACGGTGGTGGTCATCACGCTGTTGAAATTCCTAAGTCAGTAATCTTTCAAGCGATCAACATCGCCATCCTAATTGGTGGTTTGATCTATTTCACAAAAGATTCGATCGTATCTTTCTTTGGTGGCAGAAAAGCAGCTTATCTTGAGGCAGCTCAAAAATCTGCATTCGCTCGCGAACAAGCGGAGCGTGAATTTGTAGACATCAAAAACAAACTTGCAAACCTTCAAAGCACTCACCAAGAGCAATTGGCGAAAGCACAGGCTCATGCGAATGATTTGAAAAATCAAATCATCGACGAGGCGGCTCAAGTTTCTAAACGCATCAAAGACGAAGCAGAGTTGACGGCTAAGCTTGAAACTCAACGCGCTCAAAAAGAATTGCGTCAACAATTGTTGGCAGATTCAGTTGAGGCGGCACGCATGGTTTTGACAAAAGACATCGGTGCTTCTGATCAACAGAAACTACAAAACGAATTCATCAATCACATCGAGGTTAGTCGATGA
- a CDS encoding ATP synthase F0 subunit B: protein MDIFGQLGINATAGIQFVFFAIALLFLTKFVFTPYAHALEERQNKTKGGEDLALEYQAKSVELHSEYETKMRALNLEIKNIVDASKSEANKQYESVVAKSRAEADQHITTNRSKITAAVESASKELKAQTQTVALAITSKLLGK, encoded by the coding sequence ATGGATATTTTTGGACAATTAGGCATCAACGCTACAGCCGGCATCCAGTTCGTGTTCTTTGCGATTGCTTTGTTATTCTTAACAAAATTTGTTTTCACTCCATATGCTCATGCACTTGAAGAAAGACAAAACAAAACTAAGGGTGGCGAAGATTTGGCTTTGGAATACCAAGCGAAATCAGTTGAGCTTCACTCCGAGTACGAAACAAAAATGCGTGCTCTAAACCTTGAAATCAAAAATATTGTGGATGCTTCTAAATCGGAAGCTAACAAACAGTATGAATCTGTAGTTGCTAAGTCTCGTGCAGAGGCCGATCAACACATCACTACAAACAGATCAAAAATCACTGCAGCAGTAGAGTCAGCTTCAAAAGAATTGAAAGCTCAAACACAAACTGTTGCTCTTGCAATCACATCCAAATTGTTGGGCAAATAA
- a CDS encoding polymer-forming cytoskeletal protein, producing MAVNIPQTFQEDVLSGHVTAILDQGTHFEGKLSFEGTVQIGGDFKGEIFTKDTIVINEGASVAAQVEADTIIISGRVEGNLFARRRVIMHPPAIFKGTVTSPSLRIDEGVVFEGASYMPKS from the coding sequence ATGGCAGTAAATATCCCACAAACTTTCCAAGAAGACGTACTTTCAGGTCATGTGACGGCGATCCTTGATCAGGGTACACATTTCGAAGGAAAGCTCAGCTTTGAAGGCACCGTACAAATTGGCGGTGATTTTAAAGGGGAAATCTTTACGAAAGATACCATCGTTATTAATGAGGGAGCCTCCGTGGCGGCCCAAGTTGAGGCCGATACTATTATTATCAGTGGCCGGGTTGAGGGAAATCTCTTTGCCCGCCGCCGAGTTATTATGCACCCACCCGCAATCTTCAAAGGTACCGTAACATCTCCAAGTTTGCGTATCGATGAGGGCGTGGTTTTTGAGGGTGCGTCCTATATGCCCAAGTCTTAA
- a CDS encoding ParB/RepB/Spo0J family partition protein, with amino-acid sequence MSDTAVESSNKKRGLGRGLGSLLGGPANNDLMNAPAASAPPVKAAPANSTTVSPAATAAGAPSVNVAATVAPPVDPESKIWKVAIDKLSPGKYQPRTTFEKEPLQELAQSIKENGILQPIVARRTTSGKLEIVAGERRWRASQLAGLHEVPVILKSYDDKQALELAIVENIQREDLNPIEEAEGYSRLITEFKLSQQQVAEKVGRDRATVANAVRLLALPNEVKDMISANDLSVGHAKVLLSLPEPKKQIEMAKKVVNDKIAVRKLEKMVQAIVKGTADELEVPTFDSNVTQRLINGLSDELQKIMGTKVNIDYSGAKGKISIHFYSDDELTNLVDRLKEGWQ; translated from the coding sequence ATGTCTGATACTGCTGTAGAATCCTCAAACAAAAAGAGAGGCTTGGGTCGCGGCCTGGGTTCTCTTTTGGGTGGACCTGCTAATAATGATTTAATGAATGCGCCTGCGGCATCAGCCCCTCCCGTAAAAGCTGCGCCGGCGAATTCAACAACTGTATCACCTGCGGCGACTGCTGCCGGTGCGCCTTCTGTAAATGTTGCTGCAACTGTTGCCCCTCCCGTGGATCCAGAAAGCAAAATTTGGAAAGTCGCAATCGACAAGTTGTCTCCAGGTAAATATCAACCTCGTACAACTTTTGAAAAAGAGCCGCTGCAAGAGCTTGCTCAGTCCATTAAAGAGAACGGAATTCTTCAGCCGATCGTGGCCCGCAGAACGACTTCTGGGAAACTTGAAATCGTGGCGGGTGAGCGTCGTTGGAGAGCTTCTCAACTTGCTGGGTTACATGAAGTCCCAGTTATTCTAAAGTCTTACGACGACAAACAGGCACTTGAGTTAGCAATCGTTGAGAACATTCAACGTGAAGATTTGAACCCAATTGAAGAGGCAGAAGGATATTCTCGCCTAATCACAGAGTTCAAATTGTCTCAACAACAAGTGGCTGAAAAAGTGGGCCGTGATCGCGCGACTGTTGCGAATGCGGTTCGTTTGTTGGCATTGCCAAACGAAGTAAAAGATATGATTTCTGCCAATGACCTTTCTGTTGGTCATGCAAAAGTCCTTCTTTCTTTACCAGAACCTAAAAAACAAATCGAAATGGCGAAAAAGGTCGTGAACGACAAGATCGCAGTTCGTAAATTGGAAAAAATGGTTCAAGCTATCGTTAAGGGAACAGCAGACGAATTGGAAGTTCCAACTTTCGATTCCAATGTGACTCAACGATTGATCAACGGATTAAGTGATGAACTTCAGAAAATCATGGGCACAAAAGTGAACATTGATTATTCCGGAGCTAAAGGTAAAATCAGCATTCACTTCTATTCCGACGATGAACTAACCAACTTAGTAGATAGGCTGAAAGAAGGATGGCAGTAA
- a CDS encoding ParA family protein produces the protein MAKTICIANQKGGVGKTTTSVNLSSALATLGKRVLLIDMDPQGNASSGLGIKRYDTQDANSYHVLIGEKTLTEATHPTSNPNLKICTANPDLVGAEIELVDMPHREYRLKQAVSIVADQYDFVIIDCPPSLGLITLNALNSADSFLVPLQCEYYALEGLSQLLNTAGLIKKSLNPSLHIEGIVLTMFDVRNNLSHQVVTQIKEHFGEKVFNAIIPRNVRLSEAPSHGQSILEYDSKSIGSVRYLELAHEVIARSVPKQTEASQVANTNAYEGEVNV, from the coding sequence ATGGCTAAAACTATCTGTATAGCTAATCAAAAGGGTGGAGTAGGTAAGACAACGACGTCTGTGAATCTCTCTTCAGCGTTGGCTACTCTTGGTAAGCGTGTTTTGTTGATCGATATGGATCCACAAGGTAATGCTTCCAGCGGTTTGGGTATCAAAAGATATGATACTCAAGATGCTAACTCATACCACGTACTCATCGGTGAAAAAACGCTGACAGAGGCTACTCATCCAACGTCTAATCCAAATCTAAAAATCTGTACGGCTAATCCTGACTTGGTGGGCGCTGAAATCGAGCTTGTAGACATGCCGCATCGTGAATACCGCTTGAAGCAAGCTGTATCCATCGTGGCTGATCAATACGATTTCGTGATCATTGATTGCCCTCCATCTTTGGGTTTGATTACTCTGAATGCTCTGAACTCTGCAGACAGCTTCCTTGTGCCTCTTCAATGTGAATACTATGCATTGGAAGGTTTGAGTCAGCTTTTGAACACTGCGGGACTAATCAAGAAGAGCCTGAATCCTTCATTGCATATTGAAGGTATCGTTCTAACAATGTTCGATGTGCGCAATAATTTGAGTCATCAAGTTGTTACTCAAATCAAAGAACACTTCGGTGAAAAAGTATTTAACGCAATTATTCCAAGAAACGTGCGACTCAGCGAAGCGCCGAGCCATGGTCAATCCATCCTTGAGTACGACAGCAAATCTATCGGTTCCGTTCGCTATCTGGAATTAGCCCACGAAGTGATCGCAAGATCAGTTCCGAAGCAGACAGAGGCGAGCCAAGTTGCAAACACGAACGCCTATGAAGGGGAAGTAAATGTCTGA